The window GGCGCGGCGCTCACCGCCGGCGCCCTGGCCGTCGGCACGGTGCTCGCGACCACCTCGTCGGCGCACGCCGACACCCTGTTCAGCGACACGTTCTCCGACGGCGCGGCCGACGGGTGGTCCCGCTCCGGCGGCAGCTGGTCGGTGGTGACCGACGGCTCGTACGCCTACCGGCAGTCCGGCACCAGCAGCGACGCCCGGGCCCTGGCCGGCGCGGGCACCTGGACCGACTACGGGGTGCAGGCCCGGGTCCGGCCGACGGGCTTCGGCGGGGCGAACCGGCACGCCGGGGTGATCGCCCGGGCGCAGAGCAGCAGCAGCTACTACGCGCTGGTGGTGACCGCGAGCGGTGGCGTGCAGCTGATCCGCCGCTCCGGCGGCGACCCGGTGTCGCTGGGCTCCGCCCCGGCCGGGATCACCGTCGGCAGCTGGGCGACGCTGCGGCTGGAGGCGGTCGGCAGCTCGCTGCGCGGCTACGTCGACGGCACGCTACGGGTGCAGGCCACCGACGGCGCGTTCGCCGCGGGACGGACCGGCCTGGCCACCTCGTACGCGAGCGCCACCTTCGACGACGTCCAGGTGGACACGGCCACCGGCGCCCCGCCCACGGCCACGCCGACCGGCGGGCCCACCCTGCCGCCGACCGGGCCCCCGATCGATCCGGGCGCCCCGCCGATCGGCTTCGCCTCGGTGCACGCGCTCGGCCAGAACGGCACCACCGGCGGGGCCGGCGGCCCGACCGTCACGGTGGACACGGCCGCCGAGCTCCTCGCCGCGATCGGCACGGCCGGCCCGCTGACCGTGCGGGTGGACGGGATGATCGCGCTGCCCGGCCCGATGCACGACGTCACCTCGGACAAGACGATCGTCGGCGTCGGCGCGAACTCCGGCATCACCGGCGGCGGCCTGAACATCGGCCTGCCGGTCAGCGACGCGACCAGCCCGCCGGCGAACGCCGTGCACAACGTGATCGTGCGGAACCTGAACTTCCGCAACACCGTCGACGACGCGATCAACGTGCAGATGTTCTCGCACCACGTGTGGATCGACCACAACGACCTGGCGTACGGCTACGACGGGCTGATCGACGTCAAGCGCGGGTCCAGCTACGTCACCGTGTCCTGGAACCACACCCACCACCACACGAAGAACATGCTGCTCGGCCACGACGACCGCAACGCCGCCCAGGACGTCGGCAACCTGAAGGTCACCTACCACCACAACTGGTTCGACCGCACGCCGCAGCGCAACCCCCGGGTCCGCTACGGCGATCCCGTGCACGTGTTCAACAACTACTTCGTCTACAACACCGACGTCGGGGTGGCCTGCCAGCTCGACTCCGGCTGCGTGGTCGAGGGCAACTACTTCGAGGACGTCGAGGTGCCCTGGTCGATCAGCTACTCCGGGGACCGGGGCCGCATGATCGCCCGCGACAACGTGCTCGCCGGTACCAGCGAGCCCGGCGACGCGGGCGGCACCGTCCAGGAGCCGCGCACGTTCTACCCGTACACCCTGACCGAGCCGGCCACCGTGAAGTCCGTCGTCACGGCCGGCGCCGGCACCGGCAAGCTCCCCTACTGACCGCCCCTCCGCGGACCGCCGGGCGCGGTTCGGCGCCGGGCATCGGCCCGGCGGTCCACGGCGCACCACACCCTCAGGGATCGATGTTCATCGATCATTTGATCACCACCAGGGAGGTCCCGTGCACCACTCCGACACTCGTCGGCGGAGGCACCGCCGAGGGTTCCTCACCGCGATCGGGGCCGCGTTCCTCGCGGTCGCCCTCACCGTCGGCATGGCCGCCACAGCCCACGCCGACACGCTCTTCTCCGACGACTTCTCCGACGGCAACTCGTCCGGCTGGACGGCCTCCGGCGGAAGCTGGTCGGTGACCGGCGGCAGCGCGCGGGCGCTGCGACAGGGCGGCACCAGCAGCGACGCCCGCTCGCTGGCCGGCACCTCGAGCTGGACGGACTACTCCGTCCAGACGACCGTCCGGCCGACGGCGTTCAACGGATCGAACCGGTTCGTCGCGCTGCTCGCCCGGGTGCAGAGCAGCACCAGCTACTACTACCTCGCGCTGCGCAGCAACAACACGGTCGAGCTCAAGCGGCTGAGCGGCGGCTCCGCCACCATGCTGGACACCGCCGCCCTGCCGGTCGGCACCGGGACGACCTACACCGTGCGGCTGGACGTGGCCGGCGGCTCGCTCAAGGGGTACGTGAACGGCGCCCTGCTCGCCGAGGCGACCGACACCTCGTACGCCAGCGGCCGGATCGGCGTCGCGACGTTCTACGCCAGCGCCGACTTCGACGACGTGCGGGTCGACTCGGGCGGCGCCGGCCCCACGCCGACGCCGACCAACCCGACGCCGTCGCCGACCGGCGACCCGGGCAACCCCGGCACCAACGTGGCCGACGGCTGGGCCTCGGTCGACGCGTGGGGCCAGAACGGCACCACCGGCGGCGCGGGCGGTCCGACCGTCACGGTCTCGACCGCCAGCCAGTTCGTCACCGAGGCGGCATCGAGCGGGCCGAAGATCATCCAGGTCAGCGGGATGATCGCGCTGCCCGGCCCGATGCACGAGGTCACCTCGGACAAGACGATCGTCGGCGTCGGCGCCAACTCCGGGTTCACCGGCGGCGGCCTGAACATCGGCCTGCCGATCGACAACGCGGTCACCGCGCCGCCCGCCAACGCCGTGCACAACGTGATCGTCCGGAACCTCAACTTCCGGAACTGGGCGGACGACGCGATCAACGTGCAGATGTTCTCCCACCACGTCTGGATCGACCACAACACCTGGACCACCGGGGCGGACGGCGGCGTCGACATCAAGCGCGGCTCGTCGTACGTGACGGTCTCCTACAACCACGCCGACGGCACCGACAAGAACATGTTGCTCGGTCACGACGACGGCAACGCCGCCCAGGACACCGGCCGGCTGAAGGTCACCTACCACCACAACTTCTTCGACAACACCAACCAGCGCAACCCGCGCGTGCGCTTCGGCGACCAGGTGCACGTCTACAACAACTACTACCTGAACACCGGCAACTACGGCGTCGCGTCCACCGAGAACGCCGGGGTCGTCGTCGAGGGCAACCACTTCGAGAACGTCGACGACCCGTACCACCTGGCGGAGGGCTCCTCCGGCGACGGCCGACTGGTCGCCAGGAACAACTGCCTGGTCAACTCCGGCGCCGGGCAGACCGGCGGCAGCGTGACCAACCCGCCGTACGCGTACACCGTGGGCACGGCCTGCGACATGAAGGCCGTGGTCACGGCGCAGGCCGGGGTCGGCCGGGTCGGCCTGCCCGGCAACCCGACCACCCCGGCGCCGAGCACCCCGGCGCCGACCCCGACGCCGACCTTGCCGCCGGCCGGGGACCTGGTCGGCTGGGCGACCCAGAACGGCGGCACCACCGGCGGGGCCGGCGGCCAGACCGTCACCGTCTCCGACGGCCAGGCGCTCGCCGACGCCCTGGAGTCCTCGTCACCGCTGGTCATCCGGGTCACCGGGTCGCTGACCATGCCCGACAAGATGAACGACGTGCGCAGCAACAAGACCGTGCTCGGCGTGGGCGCCGCGACGCTGGACAACGGGTTGAACATCAGCGGCGCGAGCAACGTCATCGTCCGCAACCTGACCTTCCGGGGCTGGGACGACGACGCGATCAACGTGCAGGGCTCGCGCAACGTCTGGATCGACCACAACACGTTCGACGGCGGCTACGACGGCGCGGTGGACGTCAAACGGGCCTCCGACTTCGTCACCGTCTCGTGGAACCGGGTCACGAACCACACCAAGAGCATGCTGCTCGGCCACGACGACGGGCACACGGCCGACATCGGCCACCTGCGGGTCACCTACCACCACAACTGGTTCGACGGGAGCAAGGAGCGCCACCCGCGCGTCCGGTTCGGTGACCCGGTGCACGTGTTCAACAACTACTACTACGGCGCGGACTACGGCGTGGCGTCCACGATGGGCGCCGGGGTGCTGGTCGAGGGCAACCACTTCGAGAACGTGACCCGCCCCACCGCCGTCGGCTACGCCGAGTCGGACCCGGGTGACCTGGTCCAGCGCAACAACATCTTCACCAACTCCGGCGCGCCGGAGAGCGCCGGGGACGTCGCCCCCATTCCCTACCCGTACCGGCTCGACGACGCGAGCGGGGTCAAGGCGGCCGTGACCGCCGGGGCCGGCGCCGGTCGGATCAACCCCTGAGCCGGACCCGGGGGTGGCGGTCGGGCCGACCGTCACCCCCGGGGCGGTGGCCGGGCGGGCTGCAACAGACCTGCACGTACGGCATCGGCGACGGTGGGCAGGGCGAGAGCCAGGAAGCGATAGCCTCCACCAGGGCGGCGGCGGCCCCGCGGACCATCCGGTCCCGCGGGGCCGTCGCATGTGGTCACCCTTTTCGCGGGGGCGTGCGGCCGCGACGGTAGCGTGGCGCCTCAGCACGGCCCGTGGGGCGGCTCTCCCGCCGGCGCGGCGCTCGCGATCGTACGGAGGAGGATGCATGTCCCACGGCGACGACCCGTTCGCGGCACGCGAGGACGCGGCCTCGCGGCCGAGCTTCGACCTCGCGCTGCGCGGCTACGACAAGCGGCAGGTGGACCGCTACGTCGAGCAGGTCGACGGCGAACGGTCGGCGCGGGCCGCGGAGCGGGAACGGGCCTCGACCCAGCTGCGGGAGCTGACCGTCGAGGTGCACCGGCTGCGGGCGGAGGCGACCGAGCTGCGGGACCGGCCGGCGCAGCCGGACCGGGCGTCCTTCCGCGACCTCGGTCCGATGGTCGACCAGATCCTGGCCCTGGCCGAGAAGCAGGCCGGGGCCATCACCGACGCCGCCGGGCAGCGGGCCGCCGAACTCGAAAGCGAGGCGGAGCGGGTGCTCGCCGAGGCCCGCGAGCAGGCCAGCACGACGCTGCGTGAGCTGACGGAGGAGGCGGCCGCGCGGCGCGACGAGCACGACCGGGAACACGAGGAACGCCGGGCCAACGCCCAGGCCGAGCTGGCCAGGATCCGGGAGGCGGCGGAACGGCTGCGGACGGCGGGCGAGGCGGCCCACGACCACGCGGTGCAGGAGGCGAAGCGGATCGACGAGCAGACCGCCCAGCAGGTCGAGCAGGCCCGCGTCGAGTCCGAGGCGTTCCTGGCCTCGGCCCGCGCCCAGATCCAGCAGGAGGTGCAGGCGGCGCGCGCGAAGACCCAGCAGGAGCTGGGCCAGTGGCAGGCCGGCGTGGAGCGGGAGATCAACGACCGGCGGGCCGCCGCCGAGCAGGAGATCGCCGAGCAGCTCGCGTCCGCCGAGCGGGAGCTCGGCGCCCAGCGTACGGCGGCCGAGCAGGAGATCGCGACGCTGATCGCGGAGGCCCAGCAGTACGCAGCCAAGGTCCGCCAGCACGTGGACGAGCAGGCCGCGACCCACCAGCAGCAACTCGCCGCGACACAGCAGGGCATCCGGGACCGGCGGGAGGCGCTGGCGCGGATGCAGTCCGAGCTGGACGCCGCCCAGCAGCAGCTGGCCCAGGCGCGGCAGGAGAGCGCCGGCGTCGAGCACGAGTTCGCCGAGGTGCAGCAGCGCCTCACCGAGACCCGGCAGGAGCTGACCGACGAGCTGCGCCGCCTCGACGAGGCGCGCCGGGCCGCGGACTCCGCCGAGCAGCACGCCAAGGAGGTCCGCGCCCGGGTCAAGCGGGAGGCGAAGCGGGTCGCCGACCTGGCCGCGGCGGCGGTCATGGCGGCCGCCACGGGCGGCGCGGAGACCGCCGAGTACCCGCAGGTCGCGGCCCGGCCGAGGCCGGACCGGCCGGTGCCGGTGGCGGTGCGCCCCGCCGACGACGCGGCCCCGGAGGGCAGCGAGGACGCGGCGGCGCCCGGCGACGGCGGGCGGGCCCCGGCCGAGGCGCCGGCGCCGCAGCCGGCGAACCAGGTGGTCACGGCCGGCTGACCCGGCGCCGGGTGGTGACCGGCGGCGGCCGACCGCCCCGCGCCGGGCAGCCGGCCGTCGGCCGCCACGGTCCGCAGCGTCAGGGGCGCATCTCGTACGCGCCGCTGAGCGCCGCCACCCGCGCCCACATCCGCGCCGTGCGCCCCGCGTCCGCCACGGGCCGGCG is drawn from Micromonospora sp. NBC_01740 and contains these coding sequences:
- a CDS encoding pectate lyase family protein → MNRTPRSRTRTPRLLGAALTAGALAVGTVLATTSSAHADTLFSDTFSDGAADGWSRSGGSWSVVTDGSYAYRQSGTSSDARALAGAGTWTDYGVQARVRPTGFGGANRHAGVIARAQSSSSYYALVVTASGGVQLIRRSGGDPVSLGSAPAGITVGSWATLRLEAVGSSLRGYVDGTLRVQATDGAFAAGRTGLATSYASATFDDVQVDTATGAPPTATPTGGPTLPPTGPPIDPGAPPIGFASVHALGQNGTTGGAGGPTVTVDTAAELLAAIGTAGPLTVRVDGMIALPGPMHDVTSDKTIVGVGANSGITGGGLNIGLPVSDATSPPANAVHNVIVRNLNFRNTVDDAINVQMFSHHVWIDHNDLAYGYDGLIDVKRGSSYVTVSWNHTHHHTKNMLLGHDDRNAAQDVGNLKVTYHHNWFDRTPQRNPRVRYGDPVHVFNNYFVYNTDVGVACQLDSGCVVEGNYFEDVEVPWSISYSGDRGRMIARDNVLAGTSEPGDAGGTVQEPRTFYPYTLTEPATVKSVVTAGAGTGKLPY
- a CDS encoding pectate lyase family protein, producing MHHSDTRRRRHRRGFLTAIGAAFLAVALTVGMAATAHADTLFSDDFSDGNSSGWTASGGSWSVTGGSARALRQGGTSSDARSLAGTSSWTDYSVQTTVRPTAFNGSNRFVALLARVQSSTSYYYLALRSNNTVELKRLSGGSATMLDTAALPVGTGTTYTVRLDVAGGSLKGYVNGALLAEATDTSYASGRIGVATFYASADFDDVRVDSGGAGPTPTPTNPTPSPTGDPGNPGTNVADGWASVDAWGQNGTTGGAGGPTVTVSTASQFVTEAASSGPKIIQVSGMIALPGPMHEVTSDKTIVGVGANSGFTGGGLNIGLPIDNAVTAPPANAVHNVIVRNLNFRNWADDAINVQMFSHHVWIDHNTWTTGADGGVDIKRGSSYVTVSYNHADGTDKNMLLGHDDGNAAQDTGRLKVTYHHNFFDNTNQRNPRVRFGDQVHVYNNYYLNTGNYGVASTENAGVVVEGNHFENVDDPYHLAEGSSGDGRLVARNNCLVNSGAGQTGGSVTNPPYAYTVGTACDMKAVVTAQAGVGRVGLPGNPTTPAPSTPAPTPTPTLPPAGDLVGWATQNGGTTGGAGGQTVTVSDGQALADALESSSPLVIRVTGSLTMPDKMNDVRSNKTVLGVGAATLDNGLNISGASNVIVRNLTFRGWDDDAINVQGSRNVWIDHNTFDGGYDGAVDVKRASDFVTVSWNRVTNHTKSMLLGHDDGHTADIGHLRVTYHHNWFDGSKERHPRVRFGDPVHVFNNYYYGADYGVASTMGAGVLVEGNHFENVTRPTAVGYAESDPGDLVQRNNIFTNSGAPESAGDVAPIPYPYRLDDASGVKAAVTAGAGAGRINP